A stretch of the Clavibacter sp. B3I6 genome encodes the following:
- a CDS encoding serine protease encodes MAVACVAVALCSTAPSAWAASGGSGATPSASAVASIRIDADAAQRALDYWTPERRAAALDATTTASGSESDSVSSSAAAAIPRAEQVAPVPHIGTIFYTQNGAGYGCSANVVQSANRSTLATAGHCLTQKHGWSTNIVFYPAYESGESAYGAWPVIYGQTTPDWYEKNNDAQEDDTAFLAVGLNDAGDDITSVVGASPVLFDQSATRASTAYGYPASLRFDGEHLERCRGVGEAYSAEQIALRCDMNEGVSGGPVFAGDDANGPQFANVAERYADYSHVLGPIWQATEKSVYDRVAAFRE; translated from the coding sequence GTGGCTGTCGCGTGCGTCGCCGTCGCGCTCTGCTCCACCGCCCCATCGGCGTGGGCCGCCAGCGGAGGAAGCGGCGCCACTCCGTCCGCATCCGCGGTCGCCTCGATCCGCATCGATGCCGATGCGGCTCAGAGAGCTCTGGACTACTGGACCCCGGAACGCCGTGCAGCAGCGCTGGATGCGACCACCACCGCATCCGGGAGCGAGAGCGACAGCGTGAGCTCGAGCGCCGCAGCGGCCATCCCCCGAGCGGAGCAGGTCGCGCCGGTCCCTCACATCGGCACCATCTTCTACACGCAGAACGGCGCTGGCTACGGCTGCTCGGCCAACGTCGTCCAGTCGGCGAACCGCTCGACCCTGGCCACGGCCGGCCACTGCCTCACTCAGAAGCACGGCTGGTCGACGAACATCGTCTTCTATCCGGCGTACGAATCCGGCGAATCCGCATACGGAGCGTGGCCCGTGATCTACGGGCAGACGACTCCCGATTGGTACGAGAAGAATAACGACGCCCAAGAGGATGACACCGCCTTCCTCGCCGTCGGCCTGAACGACGCCGGCGACGACATCACGAGCGTGGTCGGTGCGTCCCCCGTCCTCTTCGACCAGAGCGCTACCCGTGCCTCGACGGCGTACGGCTACCCGGCGAGCCTCCGTTTCGACGGTGAGCACCTCGAGCGCTGCCGCGGGGTCGGGGAGGCCTACTCAGCAGAGCAGATCGCCCTTCGCTGCGACATGAACGAGGGCGTCTCCGGAGGCCCCGTCTTCGCGGGTGATGACGCGAACGGCCCGCAGTTCGCCAACGTCGCCGAGCGCTACGCGGACTACTCGCACGTCCTCGGACCCATCTGGCAGGCCACGGAGAAGTCGGTGTACGACAGGGTGGCGGCCTTCCGCGAGTGA
- a CDS encoding phosphatase PAP2 family protein, whose translation MSDARGLRPLDPTEQGVEGELRQDRFLGDRDLTRWVTPVGRILARVVQRIMRVLGPHAALVITLLVGLALAVGLSAIAAQVYDSVTDADGVAGLDKPLLAFMLGLRSPGLDIAATAYTDIAGVVIMPIIAVVTMLFLAIRRRSWTPIILVTAAGTGSLLLTIAGKNIIGRARPDLADAVPPYETSPSFPSGHTLNAVAIAGILAYVLLLRQHRRATRVLSITLAVVFAVTVGISRVYLGHHWFTDVLAAFFLSGAWLALVITAHRLYLTARRPDAVEAPATR comes from the coding sequence ATGAGCGACGCGCGCGGGCTGCGGCCCCTCGACCCGACCGAGCAGGGCGTGGAGGGGGAGCTGCGGCAGGACCGCTTCCTCGGCGACCGCGACCTCACGCGCTGGGTGACGCCCGTCGGGCGGATCCTCGCCCGCGTCGTGCAGCGGATCATGCGCGTGCTGGGCCCGCACGCCGCCCTCGTCATCACGCTGCTGGTGGGCCTCGCGCTCGCCGTGGGCCTCTCCGCGATCGCCGCGCAGGTCTACGACAGCGTCACCGACGCCGACGGGGTCGCCGGCCTGGACAAGCCGCTCCTCGCCTTCATGCTCGGGCTCCGCTCGCCGGGGCTCGACATCGCGGCGACGGCGTACACGGACATCGCGGGCGTCGTGATCATGCCCATCATCGCGGTCGTGACGATGCTGTTCCTGGCCATCCGGCGCCGCTCATGGACGCCGATCATCCTCGTGACGGCCGCGGGCACCGGATCCCTGCTGCTCACCATCGCGGGGAAGAACATCATCGGTCGCGCCCGCCCCGACCTCGCCGACGCGGTGCCGCCGTACGAGACGTCGCCGTCGTTCCCGAGCGGCCACACGCTGAACGCGGTCGCCATCGCCGGGATCCTGGCCTACGTGCTCCTCCTCCGGCAGCACCGCCGCGCGACCCGCGTGCTCTCGATCACGCTGGCGGTGGTCTTCGCCGTGACCGTCGGCATCTCCCGCGTGTACCTCGGCCACCACTGGTTCACCGACGTGCTCGCGGCCTTCTTCCTCAGCGGTGCGTGGCTCGCCCTCGTGATCACGGCGCACCGGCTGTACCTGACGGCCCGGCGGCCGGATGCGGTGGAGGCGCCGGCGACCCGCTGA
- a CDS encoding MFS transporter — protein sequence MERIDPEHARRRWLLAILAGFALGGFTLSSWAARLPAIRAGLELDDAELGFVLLATTAGSGAGLLASRLLLGGGGARRSLATAALLMAAGVATVGAGVAVGSVSVLLVGFAVAGIGLGALDVLLNIDGAVIERLARRTLMPLMHAAWPAGAVLGAGVGAACAAVGITPQAQLVAQAVVIAAAGVVLVRAVPVGSRGTRRARRRRGEARVRRAPHVDARLLAIGVVMLGAELGEGAANGWISVAVRDAMGRPEAFAAAAIAIYAAAQVVVRVAAGPLVDRFGRAAVIRWTSALGLAGVALFIVDLGTVPLVIGVVLWSVGVSMGFPLGMSAAAEGDDPTARVTLVASVGYVAGFVGPPLIGLLAQGFGILPALWPVAVLFLVGALLAPAFRSRRSSPRAPG from the coding sequence ATGGAACGGATCGACCCCGAGCACGCGCGGCGGCGCTGGCTCCTCGCGATCCTCGCGGGCTTCGCGCTCGGCGGCTTCACGCTGTCGAGCTGGGCGGCCCGGCTGCCCGCGATCCGCGCGGGCCTCGAGCTCGACGACGCGGAGCTGGGGTTCGTGCTCCTCGCGACGACCGCGGGATCCGGCGCCGGTCTCCTCGCCTCCCGGCTGCTCCTCGGCGGCGGGGGAGCGCGGCGGTCGCTCGCCACGGCGGCCCTCCTCATGGCCGCGGGCGTCGCGACCGTGGGCGCCGGCGTCGCGGTCGGGAGCGTATCGGTGCTCCTCGTCGGCTTCGCCGTCGCCGGCATCGGCCTCGGCGCGCTGGACGTGCTCCTCAACATCGACGGCGCGGTCATCGAGCGGCTGGCGCGCCGTACCCTCATGCCGCTGATGCACGCGGCCTGGCCCGCGGGCGCCGTCCTCGGGGCGGGCGTGGGCGCGGCGTGCGCGGCCGTCGGGATCACGCCGCAGGCGCAGCTCGTCGCGCAGGCCGTCGTCATCGCGGCCGCCGGGGTGGTGCTGGTGCGCGCGGTGCCGGTCGGGAGCCGGGGGACGCGACGCGCGCGACGGCGGCGCGGGGAGGCGCGCGTCCGGCGCGCGCCTCACGTCGACGCCCGCCTGCTCGCGATCGGCGTCGTGATGCTCGGGGCCGAGCTCGGCGAGGGCGCAGCGAACGGCTGGATCAGCGTCGCGGTCCGCGACGCGATGGGACGTCCCGAGGCCTTCGCCGCCGCCGCGATCGCGATCTACGCGGCGGCGCAGGTGGTCGTCCGGGTGGCGGCCGGCCCGCTCGTCGACCGCTTCGGCCGGGCCGCCGTGATCCGGTGGACCTCCGCCCTCGGCCTCGCGGGCGTCGCCCTCTTCATCGTCGACCTCGGCACGGTGCCGCTCGTGATCGGCGTGGTGCTCTGGTCCGTCGGCGTCTCGATGGGGTTCCCGCTCGGGATGTCCGCCGCGGCCGAGGGCGACGATCCCACCGCGCGCGTGACCCTCGTCGCGAGCGTCGGGTACGTGGCCGGCTTCGTCGGGCCGCCGCTCATCGGCCTGCTGGCCCAGGGGTTCGGGATCCTCCCCGCGCTGTGGCCGGTCGCCGTGCTGTTCCTCGTGGGTGCGCTGCTCGCGCCCGCGTTCCGGTCGCGGCGGTCGTCTCCCCGCGCACCTGGGTAA
- a CDS encoding TetR/AcrR family transcriptional regulator yields the protein MNEHRSGRVRSEAAREAILGATVRLIHARGYDHLTMEGVAKEAGVGKQTIYRWWPSRGALIAECMTEGRLIPVEFAVPDTGDLLADIERWLTGVLAVLDAPTGGPLVRSLVAAAAEDAAVGDRLSASLGVDRGLSDRLASGIRAGQLPPDAPVDELGHAILGVIVLRVLGRKGDHAESVTRLVRFVLGAGGAAG from the coding sequence ATGAACGAGCACCGGTCCGGCCGGGTCCGCAGCGAGGCGGCCCGCGAGGCGATCCTCGGCGCCACCGTGCGCCTCATCCACGCCCGCGGGTACGACCACCTCACGATGGAGGGCGTCGCCAAGGAGGCGGGCGTCGGCAAGCAGACGATCTACCGGTGGTGGCCGTCGCGCGGCGCGCTCATCGCCGAGTGCATGACCGAGGGCCGCCTGATCCCCGTCGAGTTCGCGGTGCCCGACACGGGCGACCTCCTCGCCGACATCGAGCGCTGGCTCACCGGCGTCCTGGCCGTGCTCGACGCCCCGACCGGCGGTCCGCTCGTCCGCTCGCTCGTGGCGGCGGCCGCGGAGGACGCGGCCGTCGGCGACCGCCTGAGCGCCAGCCTCGGCGTCGACCGCGGGCTCTCCGACCGCCTGGCCTCGGGGATCCGCGCGGGCCAGCTCCCGCCCGACGCCCCGGTCGACGAGCTCGGCCACGCGATCCTCGGCGTCATCGTGCTGCGCGTCCTCGGGCGCAAGGGCGACCACGCGGAGAGCGTGACGCGCCTGGTGCGGTTCGTGCTCGGTGCGGGCGGGGCGGCCGGCTGA
- a CDS encoding MMPL family transporter has protein sequence MASLLFRLGSMAARRAWLVIVSWVVILGIGVGSFLAFAGTLGNSFDIPGTASGAVTDELAETLPDTAGGTGTVVYRTEDGSAFTDQQKTDISALATSAGDLAGVAGVVDPFAVTQQRADQAAQLEGGDAQITSGRAQLDAAQQQLDAGRAQLEAGQQQLTAARQQAEAAGAQAAQLAPLDAQQAQLDAQTQALEQQQATVDSSRDQLDAGAEQAELGRTLLGLTDGIGVVSEDGSTAIVNISFTDPRLELSEETKQEAIAHFQDSPVDGTRVDFATDLAQGVPEIFGIGEVVGLLIAAIVLIVMLGTVIAASLPIVTAVVGVGVGVTASLAFSGVVDMASVTPVLGVMLGLAVGIDYSLFIVNRHRKQMLAGTGVRESIGLATGTSGTAVVFAGATVIVALLALNVTGVPFLALMGTVGAVCVAVAVLVAITLTPAVLGLAGARVLRKRDRATAAAAHPAQTQDAAKALKPMSNARAVLTVVGTVVALLVVAIPSLSMRLGLPDGSSEPAGSTSERAFTTVADEFGEGANGPLLVVADVPAGLADDDLLATQVDVAQTLHDLDDVVAVAPVANTDDNTVLAFQVLPMEGPNSPSTEELVQDIRALPELDGGISLGVAGQAATNIDISEALAAVLPLYLLVVVGLSLLILIVVFRSILLPLIATGGFVLSLFATYGLIVAVFQFGWGASLIGLENSGPILSFLPVILVGILFGLAMDYQLFLASGMREAYVHGAEARLAVVQGLRAGRAVVTAAALIMVSVFGGFVFSESTIIRSIGFGLAFGVLLDAFVVRMLLMPALMHLLGRSAWWLPRWLDRILPDVDIEGAALERTHPHASATADVTALPDGLPADGGHGAHAAPPTTSTIQAETAALPRD, from the coding sequence ATGGCATCACTGCTGTTCCGGCTCGGCTCGATGGCCGCGCGTCGCGCGTGGCTCGTGATCGTCTCCTGGGTGGTGATCCTCGGCATCGGCGTCGGCTCGTTCCTCGCCTTCGCGGGCACGCTCGGCAACAGCTTCGACATCCCCGGCACCGCGTCCGGCGCCGTCACCGACGAGCTCGCGGAGACGCTCCCCGACACCGCGGGCGGCACCGGCACGGTCGTCTACCGCACCGAGGACGGCTCCGCCTTCACGGATCAGCAGAAGACCGACATCTCCGCCCTCGCGACGAGCGCGGGCGACCTCGCGGGCGTCGCCGGCGTCGTGGATCCCTTCGCCGTCACCCAGCAGCGCGCCGACCAGGCCGCGCAGCTCGAGGGCGGCGACGCGCAGATCACCTCCGGCCGCGCCCAGCTCGACGCCGCGCAGCAGCAGCTCGACGCCGGCCGGGCGCAGCTCGAGGCCGGCCAGCAGCAGCTCACCGCGGCCCGCCAGCAGGCGGAGGCGGCGGGCGCGCAGGCCGCGCAGCTCGCCCCGCTCGACGCGCAGCAGGCCCAGCTCGACGCGCAGACGCAGGCCCTCGAGCAGCAGCAGGCCACCGTCGACTCCTCGCGCGACCAGCTCGACGCGGGCGCCGAGCAGGCCGAGCTCGGCCGCACGCTCCTCGGCCTCACGGACGGCATCGGCGTCGTCTCCGAGGACGGCTCCACGGCGATCGTCAACATCTCCTTCACGGATCCGCGCCTCGAGCTGTCCGAGGAGACCAAGCAGGAGGCCATCGCCCACTTCCAGGACTCCCCCGTCGACGGCACCCGCGTCGACTTCGCGACCGACCTCGCGCAGGGCGTCCCCGAGATCTTCGGCATCGGCGAGGTCGTCGGCCTCCTCATCGCCGCCATCGTCCTCATCGTGATGCTCGGCACGGTCATCGCCGCATCGCTCCCCATCGTCACGGCGGTGGTCGGCGTGGGCGTCGGCGTCACCGCGTCGCTCGCGTTCTCCGGCGTCGTCGACATGGCGTCGGTGACCCCGGTGCTCGGCGTGATGCTGGGCCTCGCGGTCGGCATCGACTACTCCCTCTTCATCGTCAACCGGCACCGCAAGCAGATGCTCGCGGGGACGGGCGTGCGCGAGTCGATCGGGCTCGCCACCGGCACCTCGGGCACCGCGGTCGTGTTCGCGGGAGCCACCGTGATCGTCGCGCTCCTCGCGCTCAACGTGACGGGCGTGCCGTTCCTCGCGCTCATGGGCACGGTCGGCGCGGTCTGCGTCGCCGTCGCGGTGCTCGTGGCCATCACGCTCACGCCCGCGGTGCTCGGCCTGGCTGGCGCGCGCGTCCTGCGCAAGCGCGACCGCGCCACGGCGGCCGCCGCCCACCCGGCGCAGACGCAGGACGCCGCGAAGGCGCTGAAGCCGATGTCGAACGCGCGTGCCGTGCTCACGGTGGTCGGCACGGTCGTCGCCCTGCTCGTGGTCGCGATCCCCAGCCTCTCCATGCGCCTCGGCCTCCCGGACGGATCCAGCGAGCCCGCCGGATCCACCAGCGAGCGCGCCTTCACCACGGTCGCTGACGAGTTCGGCGAGGGCGCGAACGGCCCGCTGCTCGTGGTCGCCGACGTGCCCGCCGGCCTCGCCGACGACGACCTCCTCGCCACCCAGGTCGACGTCGCCCAGACGCTGCACGACCTCGACGACGTGGTCGCCGTGGCGCCCGTCGCCAACACGGACGACAACACCGTCCTCGCGTTCCAGGTGCTCCCGATGGAGGGCCCGAACAGCCCGTCCACGGAGGAGCTCGTGCAGGACATCCGCGCGCTGCCCGAGCTCGACGGCGGCATCTCGCTCGGCGTCGCCGGCCAGGCCGCCACCAACATCGACATCTCCGAGGCGCTGGCCGCGGTGCTGCCGCTCTACCTGCTGGTGGTCGTCGGCCTGTCGCTGCTGATCCTGATCGTGGTGTTCCGCTCGATCCTCCTGCCGCTGATCGCGACGGGCGGGTTCGTGCTGTCGCTGTTCGCGACCTACGGCCTCATCGTCGCGGTGTTCCAGTTCGGCTGGGGCGCGAGCCTCATCGGGCTGGAGAACAGCGGGCCCATCCTCAGCTTCCTGCCGGTGATCCTCGTCGGGATCCTCTTCGGCCTCGCCATGGACTACCAGCTGTTCCTCGCGAGCGGCATGCGGGAGGCGTACGTGCACGGCGCCGAGGCGCGGCTCGCGGTGGTGCAGGGCCTCCGGGCCGGGCGCGCGGTCGTCACGGCGGCGGCGCTCATCATGGTGTCGGTGTTCGGCGGGTTCGTCTTCTCGGAGTCGACCATCATCCGGTCCATCGGCTTCGGCCTCGCGTTCGGCGTGCTCCTCGACGCGTTCGTGGTGCGCATGCTCCTGATGCCCGCGCTCATGCACCTGCTCGGCCGCTCGGCCTGGTGGCTGCCGCGCTGGCTCGACCGGATCCTGCCGGACGTCGACATCGAGGGCGCGGCCTTGGAGCGCACGCACCCGCACGCGTCCGCGACCGCCGACGTGACCGCTCTGCCCGACGGGCTCCCGGCGGACGGCGGCCACGGCGCGCACGCCGCGCCGCCGACCACCTCGACCATCCAGGCCGAGACGGCTGCGCTGCCGCGCGACTGA
- a CDS encoding ROK family transcriptional regulator gives MPRGSNLPRLADYNQAVVLDLVRRDPGRSRADLQRVSGLASQTISNITRRLIDTGMIRESAPGDTSRGRPSIPLSVDPDGACAVGVHVDPARLTVLLLDVAGGIRDRRELRTPQSPHPDDTTALIASTVEEMIRASGVDRARVLGLGVAVPGPLDVRAGVMIAPPQLPAWRHVRLRADLHDATGLPVLLDKDVTAAATAELRASAASDLLFLYLGSGVGAAIVSEGRVLRGVSNNIGEIGDILVDPDAEDLGWGGRRGGLAAACVPEALVIQAAQAGLLPLPDLADYLALDDALTRLSELAAGGDPVAGELLARAARRVASGIAVLVNLLDVPHVVLGGPAWNRLRAAFLPVLEDAVRSELVVARPGLEVVGSPVGEQIAAQGAAELVLDSALAPHAGVLVMG, from the coding sequence ATGCCCCGAGGCAGCAACCTCCCGCGCCTCGCCGACTACAACCAGGCCGTCGTGCTCGACCTCGTGCGGCGCGACCCGGGCCGCAGCCGCGCCGACCTGCAGCGCGTGTCCGGGCTGGCCTCGCAGACCATCTCGAACATCACGCGCCGGCTCATCGACACCGGCATGATCCGCGAGAGCGCCCCCGGCGACACGAGCCGCGGTCGGCCGAGCATCCCGCTGTCGGTGGATCCGGACGGGGCCTGCGCGGTCGGCGTGCACGTCGACCCGGCCCGCCTCACGGTGCTCCTCCTCGACGTCGCCGGGGGGATCCGCGACCGCCGCGAGCTCCGCACCCCGCAGTCGCCCCACCCGGACGACACGACCGCGCTCATCGCGTCGACCGTCGAGGAGATGATCCGGGCGTCCGGGGTCGACCGCGCCCGCGTGCTCGGGCTCGGCGTCGCGGTGCCCGGCCCGCTCGACGTCCGCGCCGGCGTCATGATCGCGCCGCCGCAGCTCCCGGCCTGGCGGCACGTGCGCCTGCGCGCCGACCTGCACGACGCGACCGGGCTGCCGGTGCTGCTCGACAAGGACGTGACGGCCGCGGCCACCGCGGAGCTGCGCGCCTCGGCCGCGAGCGACCTCCTGTTCCTCTACCTCGGCTCCGGCGTGGGCGCCGCGATCGTCTCCGAGGGGCGGGTGCTCCGCGGGGTGAGCAACAACATCGGGGAGATCGGCGACATCCTCGTCGACCCGGACGCCGAGGACCTCGGCTGGGGCGGCCGTCGGGGCGGCCTCGCGGCGGCCTGCGTGCCGGAGGCGCTCGTGATCCAGGCGGCGCAGGCCGGCCTCCTGCCGCTGCCGGACCTCGCGGACTACCTCGCGCTCGACGACGCGCTGACGCGCCTGTCGGAGCTCGCCGCCGGCGGGGACCCCGTGGCCGGGGAGCTCCTCGCGCGCGCCGCCCGGCGGGTCGCCTCCGGGATCGCGGTGCTCGTCAACCTCCTCGACGTGCCGCACGTGGTGCTCGGCGGTCCCGCGTGGAACCGGCTGCGCGCCGCATTCCTGCCCGTGCTCGAGGACGCGGTGCGGAGCGAGCTGGTCGTCGCCCGCCCCGGCCTCGAGGTGGTCGGCAGCCCGGTCGGGGAGCAGATCGCCGCGCAGGGCGCTGCCGAGCTGGTGCTCGACAGCGCCCTCGCGCCGCACGCCGGCGTGCTCGTCATGGGGTGA
- a CDS encoding ABC transporter substrate-binding protein produces MKRSRVIAALVTGTVAVGLSACSSGGGGGSGEDGPVTITIMETKQTNIDAIGAEIPGFEAAMKEQGKEIKVDLIADQLTDEQFMTKMTQQLIAGQAPDVLDIGENMAIAWSSAGYLEPLDGYLEEWDGWSHYYPAVKEAMTRQDGSIYSLPSGAGVLNLFIRQDVLQEVGVDTSQPATWDELIDRLVQVKEKTGGTPIVIPAGTAWGGGTWGEGFQPLLGGTDTGYYDPETDTWDLESPGWLAVFELYAELVEKGLMPVEDLQNPNPWEPTKYEKFPEGEIQVAAQGTWGWKFDWGPEGATPIEGLDEKVTTWQFPGLRSGDEPYGWSSTGGGYAISEQSENKEAAMEFIEYLSSGKPLAEQLTASGAASARDDLDDVAPYSGEPRLLEAGEDLADSIYVVTGDGADQIGQAVASATEMILSGEADGQQAYDAFVKDATDLLGPTLVKE; encoded by the coding sequence ATGAAGCGTTCCCGCGTGATCGCGGCCCTCGTCACCGGAACCGTCGCGGTCGGGCTCAGCGCCTGCTCCAGCGGCGGCGGCGGCGGATCCGGCGAAGACGGCCCCGTGACCATCACGATCATGGAGACCAAGCAGACCAACATCGACGCCATCGGCGCCGAGATCCCCGGCTTCGAGGCGGCGATGAAGGAGCAGGGCAAGGAGATCAAGGTCGACCTGATCGCCGATCAGCTGACCGACGAGCAGTTCATGACCAAGATGACCCAGCAGCTGATCGCGGGCCAGGCCCCGGACGTGCTGGACATCGGCGAGAACATGGCCATCGCCTGGTCCTCGGCCGGCTACCTCGAGCCGCTCGACGGCTACCTCGAGGAGTGGGACGGCTGGTCGCACTACTACCCCGCCGTCAAGGAGGCGATGACCCGCCAGGACGGCAGCATCTACAGCCTCCCCTCGGGCGCCGGCGTCCTCAACCTCTTCATCCGCCAGGACGTGCTGCAGGAGGTCGGCGTCGACACCTCCCAGCCCGCGACCTGGGACGAGCTGATCGACCGGCTCGTGCAGGTCAAGGAGAAGACCGGCGGTACCCCCATCGTCATCCCGGCGGGCACCGCGTGGGGCGGCGGCACGTGGGGCGAGGGCTTCCAGCCCCTGCTCGGCGGCACCGACACGGGCTACTACGACCCCGAGACCGACACGTGGGACCTCGAGAGCCCCGGCTGGCTCGCCGTGTTCGAGCTGTACGCGGAGCTGGTCGAGAAGGGCCTCATGCCGGTCGAGGACCTGCAGAACCCGAACCCCTGGGAGCCGACGAAGTACGAGAAGTTCCCGGAGGGCGAGATCCAGGTCGCCGCGCAGGGCACGTGGGGCTGGAAGTTCGACTGGGGGCCCGAGGGCGCGACCCCGATCGAGGGCCTCGACGAGAAGGTCACCACCTGGCAGTTCCCGGGCCTGCGCTCCGGCGACGAGCCCTACGGGTGGAGTAGCACCGGCGGCGGCTACGCGATCTCCGAGCAGTCGGAGAACAAGGAGGCGGCGATGGAGTTCATCGAGTACCTCTCCAGCGGCAAGCCGCTCGCCGAGCAGCTCACGGCCTCGGGTGCGGCCTCCGCGCGCGACGACCTCGACGACGTCGCGCCCTACTCCGGCGAGCCGCGCCTGCTGGAGGCCGGCGAGGACCTCGCCGACAGCATCTACGTGGTGACGGGCGACGGCGCGGACCAGATCGGCCAGGCCGTGGCCTCCGCGACGGAGATGATCCTCAGCGGCGAGGCCGACGGCCAGCAGGCGTACGACGCGTTCGTGAAGGACGCGACGGACCTCCTCGGCCCGACCCTGGTGAAGGAGTGA
- a CDS encoding carbohydrate ABC transporter permease: MTSVIDAAIPVQAAVRPPAPARRRKRSNLPLVLLLLGPSALLITVFIVLPAVYSVWLSLTNTQLTGFAARDPKFIGLDNYAYLLTNADFLGSLGQTGTFLLFSAIIGQTVLGMVAAILLSRPWIRGKGFFGAAVLTPMVVPEVVASLTWASVLATSPEGTLNRLTQVFGQEPTAWLQTAPMLAIILVNIWRGVAFAMIMFQAALEDVPVELIEAARMDGARAVQIFRHVTLPLIRGPVFLYLLLTTISTVGVFGLVYFLTRGGPGGQTRLAAIYIYERALQFSQIGIGSAASIILLVIVLVLGAVYIRLAKVEV; this comes from the coding sequence GTGACGTCGGTCATCGACGCCGCGATCCCGGTGCAGGCGGCCGTCCGGCCGCCTGCACCGGCGCGGAGGCGCAAGCGGTCGAACCTGCCGCTCGTGCTGCTCCTGCTCGGACCCTCGGCGCTGCTCATCACCGTCTTCATCGTCCTGCCCGCGGTCTACAGCGTGTGGCTCAGCCTGACCAACACGCAGCTCACCGGCTTCGCGGCCCGGGACCCGAAGTTCATCGGCCTCGACAACTACGCCTACCTGCTGACGAACGCCGACTTCCTCGGGTCGCTCGGGCAGACCGGCACGTTCCTGCTCTTCTCGGCCATCATCGGCCAGACGGTGCTCGGCATGGTCGCGGCGATCCTCCTCAGCCGGCCGTGGATCCGCGGCAAGGGCTTCTTCGGCGCGGCCGTGCTCACGCCGATGGTGGTCCCCGAGGTCGTCGCCTCCCTCACCTGGGCGAGCGTCCTCGCGACCAGCCCGGAGGGCACGCTCAACCGGCTGACCCAGGTGTTCGGCCAGGAGCCGACCGCCTGGCTCCAGACGGCGCCGATGCTCGCGATCATCCTGGTCAACATCTGGCGCGGGGTGGCCTTCGCGATGATCATGTTCCAGGCCGCGCTCGAGGACGTCCCGGTCGAGCTGATCGAGGCCGCCCGCATGGACGGCGCCCGCGCGGTGCAGATCTTCCGCCACGTCACGCTGCCGCTGATCCGCGGCCCGGTGTTCCTCTACCTGCTGCTCACGACCATCAGCACGGTCGGCGTGTTCGGGCTCGTGTACTTCCTCACCCGCGGAGGCCCCGGCGGGCAGACGCGCCTGGCCGCGATCTACATCTACGAGCGCGCCCTGCAGTTCTCCCAGATCGGGATCGGCAGCGCCGCCTCCATCATCCTGCTCGTCATCGTCCTGGTGCTCGGCGCGGTCTACATCCGCCTGGCGAAGGTGGAGGTGTGA
- a CDS encoding carbohydrate ABC transporter permease, giving the protein MTASMDRVPATLPVRRRRRPLSPLALTQRGVGYVLIVLLGLFCLVPFAWVAFSAIDADAGATVQLPSFSLDNFARFFTAAGTPRLLLNSFVIAIASTALNLALGIAGGYALSRFTFPGRRFFMFGILLIRVIPAPATIVALYLIMVNLQMANTLHGLILVQAVSGLPVTLWLMKGTVDAVPIELEEAAWTDGNTRLQGARRIVLPLIGPGLGAAAMLMFMGSWGDFLTPLVLLQDQELYPLAIGLFRAFSERNVVDWGLLAASAVVYVLPPAVLYVVARKHLLKSSLGGALKG; this is encoded by the coding sequence ATGACCGCATCCATGGACCGCGTGCCCGCGACCCTGCCCGTCCGGCGACGACGCCGACCGCTCTCGCCCCTCGCCCTCACGCAGCGGGGCGTCGGCTACGTGCTCATCGTCCTGCTGGGGCTCTTCTGCCTCGTCCCGTTCGCCTGGGTCGCGTTCAGCGCGATCGACGCGGACGCCGGCGCGACCGTGCAGCTCCCCTCCTTCTCCCTCGACAACTTCGCGCGGTTCTTCACCGCGGCCGGCACGCCGAGGCTCCTGCTCAACAGCTTCGTGATCGCCATCGCGTCCACGGCGCTCAACCTCGCGCTGGGGATCGCCGGCGGGTACGCGCTCTCGCGCTTCACCTTCCCCGGCCGCCGGTTCTTCATGTTCGGCATCCTGCTGATCCGCGTGATCCCGGCGCCGGCGACCATCGTCGCGCTGTACCTGATCATGGTGAACCTGCAGATGGCCAACACGCTGCACGGCCTGATCCTCGTGCAGGCCGTCAGCGGCCTCCCGGTCACCCTCTGGCTCATGAAGGGCACGGTCGACGCCGTCCCCATCGAGCTCGAGGAGGCCGCCTGGACGGACGGCAACACGCGGCTCCAGGGCGCGCGCCGGATCGTGCTGCCGCTCATCGGGCCCGGCCTCGGCGCCGCCGCGATGCTCATGTTCATGGGCTCGTGGGGCGACTTCCTCACCCCGCTCGTGCTGCTGCAGGACCAGGAGCTCTACCCGCTCGCCATCGGCCTCTTCCGCGCGTTCAGCGAGCGGAACGTGGTCGACTGGGGCCTGCTGGCCGCGAGCGCGGTCGTCTACGTGCTGCCGCCCGCCGTGCTGTACGTGGTCGCGCGCAAGCACCTCCTCAAGTCCAGCCTGGGCGGAGCGCTGAAGGGATGA